The region CCGCCACCGCCGCGCGCACCTCGGCGAGCAGCGGCTCCCCGAGGGCGGCCGCGACCCAACTGCTGAGCACGATCACTTCCGGATTGAGCAGATTGATCAGATCGGCGAGGGCGGCGCCGAGATAGCGCGCGGTGGTGTGCACGACCTTCACGGCCACCGGATCGCCTGCCGTAAGGCCCCGGCCGAGCGCCTCGATGGTGGCCGTCTGGTCGTCCGGGTGCAGCAGCGGGCTGTCCGGGCTCAGCTCGCGCAGATTCCGCATGATGCCGGGGGCGCCGACATAGGTCTCCACACATCCCTGGTTGCCGCAGTGGCACTGCCGTCCGTCCAGGACGAGGGTGGTGTGCCCCCATTCCCCGGCGCTGTTGCTGACCCCGCGGTGCAGGGTGCCGCCGAGCGCCAGCCCGGCCCCCACGCCCGTACCGAGGTTGACCACCACGGCGTCGTTCCGCCCGCGCGCCGCCCCGAACCACTGCTCGGCCACGGTGCAGGCGCGCAGCGGATTGTCGAGGTGGAGCGGGTAGGGGATGTGCTCGGCCAGCAGCCGCAGCAGCGGGACGTCATGCCAGTCCCAGTTGGCCGCGAAGACCGAGACCCCGCCCTCGCGGTCCACCTGCCCCGGCATGCTCACGCCGACACCCAGCACCCGGTCCGCGGCCACGCCCGCCTGCCCGACCACCGAGGACACGGCGTCCGCGATACGCGCCACCACCTTGCCCGGGTCGTTCTCCTCCGGGCGCAACTCCTCGTCCGCGCGGGCCAGGACGGTCAGCGCCAGATCGAACAGCTCGACATGGATATACGTCTCCGCCACATCCACGCCGATCAGCGCGGCGCCCGAGGAGTTGACCGCGATGAGACCGCGCGGCCGCCCGCCGTCGGAGTCCTCGTAGCCGACCTCGACCAGCATCCCGAGGTCGAGCAGCTCACCGACGAGATTCGCCACGGTGGCCAGGCTCAGCTCCGTCGCGGCGGCCACCTCCTGCCGGGAGACGGGGGATTGGGCGACGATATGGCGCAGCACCCCGTAGCGGTTGGCGGTGCGTATATCGCGGGATGTGCGCTTCACGCCCGAATCCCCTCTGCGCGGGCCGGTGCGGTGCCGTGCCGTGCGGTGCCGTGCCGTGCCGTGCTGTGTGGCTGCCGCGCCAGGCTAGAGCGTGGGCCAGACCATGGACAACCCCTTAGCCCAACCCTTGTACGAAGCGGCGGGGGAGCGGGGGAGGGCATAGGGTCGTGGTCTTGAGCTTGCGTTTTAACCTCTGCCTCGGTCGGCTTTTTTGGCTGGTCGAGGCAGGGAAAAGAGACCGCACGGAGCTGAGCGCCGGCTCTCAATCGTCATGCGACACACCGAGGTCGTGACGCATAGTGGTTCTCATGGTTCGAAGCATGTCCCAGACCTCGTACTGGGCCTGGGCTGCGGTCTCCATCGTTTCGCCTGGTTCGGGGGCACCGCGTTCGAGGCGCTTGACCTGGCCGTAGACCTTGTTGAGGGCTTGGTTGACGACGCTCGCTCGTATGAGTACTTCTTCGGGGGCGATCATCTGTGCTTCGGAGTATCGATCCCGGTGCGCGTCCTTCGCTTCGTCGAGTGCGTCGCTGTCGGCGTCCTCCACGCCGCGTTCCCTCATGACGTGCAGGTGGCGGTTGAGTGCTGTGGTGAACTGCCGGGCATCTCGGTTGAGTTCCACATAGCAGGTGCGTCGGAGTGAACGGTTTTCGCGGATCTCATCATGATCACGAACGAGCTCTATTTCCCGACGCTTCGCTTGTTCGGAGCCGCGTTGGGTGAGTAGTGATCCAACTAGGGTTCCTGCGACGCCTGCCACCGCGATGATCACTGAGCTGAGATCCACCAACACACTCCGTGAACTCCTTCGGCCTCGTGCCCGCTGCACATGGCCCAGCCCGTCAAGTTTGCCGCTCCTCGGTGCGCCGGGGTTTGGTGCCCCTCTTGTGATGGGCGGGGCGGCTGTACGTCTCGCCGGTGGCAAGGACTCTGCCCACGTCACGGCGGGTGGCCGGGCGGCGGTTCTTCGAGCCCGGCGGCCCGCGCCCAGCACAACCAGGCCCTCCGGGTCACCCGGCCGCCACTGGCCGGCGGCGACCAGCCTCGCGGATCTGTACGGTGGCCACCGCGGCGACATCGGCGCCGGGCTCCAGGCGGATCGCGTCCAGCACCGCCGTCCAGGACGTGCGGCCGGTTTCCAGCGCGGCCACTACCGAGTACGGCCAGCCGGGCACCATCTGGTGTTTGCCCTCACCCCGGCCGAACGTGTGACAAAAGGCTGGGTCAGCACATGTGTTGGCGTCCGGGCGCAGCCACGGCGAGACGTCTACAGCCAGCACGAGCCGGCCGTCCGCCGCCTTCGGCAATGGCACCCCGACCAGGGCACGTCGTAGCCGTGCGACATCGATCCGGCCCTGATTGAGCGCGGCCGTACAGAGCCCCGTGACCACGACGGTGTTCCGGCGCGAGCGCGAGATCAACCAGCGTCCGCACCGGCCCGTCCGTACACAACAGCGCATCGCATAACTCGAACAACGCATCGCCCCGCGCGGTCAGACACGCGTACAGCTCCGACCGGAAGTGTGATACCTCCGCGAACGCATCCCGCAGGACGCCCTGATCCACCAGATGCACGACCACGGCCTTCGCGTTGATCCACTCAGTGACGGAGCCCAGGATCAGCCGAAGGCCGCCTTCACATCCACTGAACTGCGAAAACGCCGACCAAGTTCGAGCCGCGTTCGACACCGGGCCATAAATGACAAGTTGAGTGCGTGACACTCAGACCACAGCCTTCTGTCGGATGATCTCTTGGGCCCGGCCGGTGAGATCTCGGACATGCCTGTTGGCACGGTGCGGCCGGAGGCGGCGCCGCATCGTCGTGAAATGCTCGTCGGCGCGGGCGGACGACAGACGTTCGTAATCGTTCAGGAACGCGTTCCAGGTGGCGCAGGCCGCTTCAAGGTGGCCCATCTCAAGCTGGCGTTGGGCCAGCAGCCCATTGGCGTGCGCTCGGCCCTGCCGCTCCACGGCGGGGCGTGCGCGGTTTGAGTCCTGCATGGCCTTGACGGACCCCGGCACGTCCCCGAGCGCGTAGAGGACGCTGGAGACGTGGAAGCAGTAGGCGGCTCGGTCGTACCCGCCGATGGCGTCGCGGCGGTTGTCTGCTTTCGAGAGCGCGCTCTCTGTCTCCGCGAGACGCACGAAGGCCTGCCGACGATCCCCCACAAGCGCGGCACCGTGGGCTTGCTGCCCGGTGAGGAACGCGCGCAGACGAGGGCCCGCGGCCGGGGCGGCCTCTGCGGCCGAGTCGGCCAGCTCCAGTGCCTTCTTCGCGTGCTTGAGGTTCGCTGCCTGAAGGGCCATTCCGCGCAGGGTGCGGCAGTACGTGACGTGATCCTCAGCAACTGCGGCCAGCTCCAGCGCCTTGACGTAGTACCGCTGGCCCAGCCCATGAGCCTTCTCATACATGGCCATCCAGCCGAGCAAGTAC is a window of Streptomyces violaceusniger Tu 4113 DNA encoding:
- a CDS encoding ROK family transcriptional regulator; its protein translation is MKRTSRDIRTANRYGVLRHIVAQSPVSRQEVAAATELSLATVANLVGELLDLGMLVEVGYEDSDGGRPRGLIAVNSSGAALIGVDVAETYIHVELFDLALTVLARADEELRPEENDPGKVVARIADAVSSVVGQAGVAADRVLGVGVSMPGQVDREGGVSVFAANWDWHDVPLLRLLAEHIPYPLHLDNPLRACTVAEQWFGAARGRNDAVVVNLGTGVGAGLALGGTLHRGVSNSAGEWGHTTLVLDGRQCHCGNQGCVETYVGAPGIMRNLRELSPDSPLLHPDDQTATIEALGRGLTAGDPVAVKVVHTTARYLGAALADLINLLNPEVIVLSSWVAAALGEPLLAEVRAAVAVRALRRPLANTEIVLCPIPSNPVSLGAATFALEGSLASVGLKNRRTTPRIRATNRSTPS